A region from the Triticum aestivum cultivar Chinese Spring chromosome 3D, IWGSC CS RefSeq v2.1, whole genome shotgun sequence genome encodes:
- the LOC123074578 gene encoding indole-3-pyruvate monooxygenase YUCCA1, with amino-acid sequence MDKEEQEGRATWVPGAVIVGAGPSGLAAAACLAARGVPATVLERSDSLAFTWRHRMYDRLALHLPKRFCELPLLPFPAEYPTYPCKDQFVAYMEAYAAAAGVAPRFGASVEEAAFDASAAAWAVRLAGGEVLMTRWLVVATGENAEPHVPDFPGMQQFAGRVLHTCEYKCGEEFAGEKVLVVGCGNSGMEVSLDLCRHGAKPSMVVRNTVHVLPKEMLGVSTFGIAMALLKWLPVQLVDRFILAAARLTLGNTSRLGLRRPKTGPIELKNLTGRTPVLDVGTLDHIKSGKIKVVGAVKEVTRVGARLADGKEEQQFDAIILATGYRSNVPSWLKDGGDVFTREGTPKTPFPDGWKGRNGLYTVGFSQRGLLGASSDALCVARDIHCQWRERERERDKPTSDVHQADSSV; translated from the exons ATGGACAAGGAGGAGCAGGAAGGCCGCGCGACGTGGGTCCCCGGCGCCGTCATCGTCGGCGCGGGCCCGTCGGGGCTCGCCGCGGCCGCGTGCCTCGCGGCTCGGGGCGTGCCGGCCACGGTGCTCGAGAGGTCCGACTCGCTGGCCTTTACGTGGCGCCACCGCATGTACGACCGCCTCGCGCTCCACCTGCCCAAGCGCTTCTGCGAGCTGCCGCTCCTCCCGTTCCCGGCCGAGTACCCGACCTACCCCTGCAAGGACCAGTTCGTGGCGTACATGGAGGCCTACGCCGCCGCGGCGGGCGTGGCCCCTCGCTTCGGCGCCAGCGTCGAGGAGGCCGCGTTCGACGCGTCCGCGGCCGCCTGGGCGGTGCGCCTGGCGGGCGGCGAGGTGCTGATGACGAGGTGGCTGGTCGTGGCGACGGGCGAGAACGCGGAGCCGCACGTCCCGGACTTCCCCGGCATGCAGCAGTTCGCCGGCCGCGTCCTGCACACGTGCGAGTACAAGTGCGGCGAGGAGTTCGccggggagaaggtgttggtgGTGGGGTGCGGGAACTCCGGCATGGAGGTGAGCCTGGATTTGTGCCGGCATGGCGCTAAGCCCTCCATGGTGGTGCGGAACACG GTCCATGTGCTGCCAAAGGAGATGCTGGGTGTGTCGACGTTTGGCATTGCCATGGCTCTGCTCAAATGGCTGCCGGTCCAGCTGGTGGATCGGTTCATCCTGGCGGCGGCGCGCTTGACCCTCGGCAACACGAGCCGGCTCGGGCTTAGGCGGCCCAAGACGGGGCCCATCGAGCTGAAGAACCTCACCGGCAGAACCCCCGTGCTGGACGTCGGGACTCTAGACCACATCAAATCAGGCAAAATTAAG GTGGTAGGAGCAGTGAAGGAGGTGACGAGGGTCGGGGCCAGGCTCGCGGACGGCAAGGAGGAGCAGCAGTTCGACGCAATAATACTGGCGACGGGCTACAGGAGCAACGTGCCGTCCTGGCTCAAG GATGGAGGGGATGTCTTCACAAGAGAAGGCACGCCCAAAACCCCTTTCCCTGACGGCTGGAAAGGGCGAAACGGCCTCTACACCGTCGGATTCTCGCAGCGAGGGCTCCTCGGAGCATCGTCAGACGCCCTATGCGTCGCCAGAGATATACATTGCCAATGGagggaaagagaaagagaaagagataaACCCACTAGCGATGTGCACCAAGCTGATAGCTCTGTTTGA